From a single Brassica napus cultivar Da-Ae chromosome C9, Da-Ae, whole genome shotgun sequence genomic region:
- the LOC106375041 gene encoding NAC transcription factor 25-like (The RefSeq protein has 1 non-frameshifting indel compared to this genomic sequence): MENMGDSTIGPGHPHLPPGFRFHPTDEELVVHYLKKKAASIPLPVSIIAEIDLYKFDPWELPSKASFGEQEWYFFSPRDRKYPNGVRPNRAATSGYWKATGTDKPIFTCNSHKVGVKKALVFYGGKPPKGIKTDWIMHEYRLTDGNLNTAAKPPDSTTSRKNSLRLDDWVLCRIYKKNSSQRPTMERVLLREDLMEGMLSKSSANSSSTSVLDNNNNNNNEEHFFDGMAVSSDKRSLCGQYRIGHEASGSSSFGSFLSSKRFHHTSDLNNDNYNVSFVSMLSEIPQSSGFHGNGVIDTTSTLVDHGVLRQAFQLPNMNWHP, translated from the exons ATGGAAAACATGGGGGATTCGACCATAGGGCCGGGTCATCCGCATCTCCCTCCCGGGTTTCGGTTTCACCCGACCGACGAAGAACTTGTAGTTCATTACCTCAAGAAGAAAGCTGCTTCTATTCCACTACCGGTCTCAATCATCGCCGAGATTGATCTTTACAAGTTTGATCCTTGGGAGCTTCCAA GCAAGGCGAGTTTTGGAGAACAAGAATGGTACTTCTTTAGTCCTAGAGATCGGAAGTATCCCAATGGGGTTAGGCCGAATCGGGCAGCAACTTCTGGTTACTGGAAAGCCACGGGAACCGATAAACCAATATTTACGTGCAATAGTCACAAGGTTGGGGTCAAGAAAGCGCTTGTGTTCTATGGTGGAAAACCTCCTAAAGGGATTAAAACTGATTGGATCATGCATGAATATCGCCTCACTGATGGTAACCTTAACACCGCTGCTAAGCCACCCGACTCAACCACGTCAAGGAAAAACTCACTACGG CTAGACGATTGGGTTCTTTGTAGGATCTATAAGAAGAATAGTTCACAAAGACCAACAATGGAGAGAGTATTACTAAGAGAAGATCTCATGGAAGGAATGCTCTCAAAATCATCTGCTAATTCATCTTCCACATCGGTCttagacaacaacaacaacaataataataacgaAGAACACTTTTTCGATGGTATGGCCGTTTCTTCGGACAAACGTTCCTTGTGTGGTCAGTATCGTATAGGTCATGAGGCCTCTGGATCATCTTCTTTCGGGTCCTTCTTATCGAGCAAGAGGTTCCATCATACGAGTGATCTCAATAATGACAACTACAATGTCTCATTTGTCTCGATGCTTAGTGAAATTCCTCAGAGTTCAGGGTTTCATGGAAATGGAGTCATCGATACGACGTCGACTCTAGTTGATCATGGGGTTTTAAGACAGGCGTTTCAGCTTCCTAACATGAACTGGCACCCATAA
- the LOC106374066 gene encoding TIR-only protein, protein MQRLSVPCSKLACTRYLANPTLRNQNPCDIFINHRGIDTKKTISGLLYDRFTRLGLNSFLDSKNLKPGDKLFVEINAAIKECSAGIAVFSPRYCDSYFCLHELTMLMESKKRVIPIFCDVKPSELCVKDDRTRPAAEIRRFRLALEEAKYTVGLTFDTCNGYALGVQFFIYGIHSFIVFFFF, encoded by the coding sequence ATGCAACGCTTGTCAGTACCTTGTTCTAAACTCGCATGCACAAGATACTTAGCAAACCCAACCCTACGTAACCAAAACCCATGTGATATTTTCATCAATCATCGCGGGATCGATACCAAGAAGACTATTTCAGGCCTATTATATGATCGATTCACTAGACTAGGTTTGAATTCTTTTTTGGATAGTAAGAATTTAAAGCCTGGGGATAAACTTTTCGTGGAGATCAATGCAGCAATCAAAGAATGCAGTGCTGGTATTGCGGTTTTTTCACCCCGTTACTGTGACTCTTACTTCTGTCTCCATGAACTCACCATGCTCATGGAGAGCAAGAAAAGAGTTATCCCAATCTTTTGCGATGTCAAGCCATCAGAACTATGCGTTAAGGACGACAGGACACGTCCAGCTGCCGAGATTCGGAGGTTCCGGTTGGCTCTCGAGGAAGCAAAATACACCGTAGGACTCACGTTTGATACATGTAATGGGTATGCTCTTGgggttcaattttttatatatggaatacatagtttcattgtttttttttttttttga